A single window of Neurospora crassa OR74A linkage group VII, whole genome shotgun sequence DNA harbors:
- the aga-1 gene encoding arginase, whose protein sequence is MSPSLVDNHAAAYIAAPSSAKAPMIQKPGNTFGMSSPIESKFLSQPRDLGIVAVGFSGGQCKPGVDAAPSALIESGLLTQLREELGYRLHGDDEVHLYTDLVPKEDPPHRNMKNPRAVSNVTKRIAEQVHSHAKEGRLVLTLGGDHSIAIGTIAGSAKAIKERLGREIAVIWVDAHADINTPETSGSGNIHGMPVSFLTGLASEDKEEFFGWLKPDHLLSVKKLVYIGLRDVDPGEKRILRENGIKAFSMHDIDKHGIGRVMEMALGHIGNDTPIHLSFDVDALDPMWAPSTGTPVRGGLTLREGDFICECVHETGSLVAVDLVEVNPTLAAPNDVGAHETVRAGCSLVRCALGESLL, encoded by the exons ATGTCTCCCTCCCTCGTCGATAACCACGCAGCGGCTTATATAGCTGCTCCCTCGTCCGCAAAGGCACCAATGATCCAAAAACCAGGCAACACTTTCGGCATGTCTTCCCCAATCGAGTCCAAGTTTCTCTCCCAGCCAAGGGACCTCGGCATTGTTGCCGTAGGCTTCTCCGGCGGCCAG TGCAAGCCTGGTGTCGACGCCGCCCCCTCCGCCCTCATCGAGTCCGGCCTTCTCACCCAGCTCCGCGAAGAGCTTGGCTACAGGCTGCACGGCGATGACGAGGTGCACCTCTACACTGACCTCGTTCCCAAGGAGGACCCGCCTCACCGCAACATGAAGAACCCGCGCGCCGTCTCCAACGTGACCAAGCGCATTGCTGAGCAGGTCCACTCGCACGCCAAGGAGGGTCGCCTGGTCCTCACTCTCGGTGGTGACCACAGCATTGCCATTGGCACCATTGCCGGCTCggccaaggccatcaaggagcGCCTGGGACGCGAGATTGCCGTGATCTGGGTCGATGCCCACGCCGACATCAATACCCCCGAgaccagcggcagcggcaacaTCCACGGCATGCCCGTCAGCTTCCTCACAGGCTTGGCGAGcgaggacaaggaggagtTCTTTGGCTGGCTGAAGCCCGACCACCTCCTCAGTGTCAAGAAGCTGGTCTACATTGGCCTCCGCGATGTCGACCCGGGTGAGAAGCGCATCCTCAGGGAGAACGGAATCAAGGCGTTCAGCATGCACGACATTGACAA GCACGGCATCGGTCGCGTCATGGAGATGGCCCTCGGCCACATCGGCAACGACACCCCTATCCACCTTTCGTTCGACGTCGATGCGCTCGATCCCATGTGGGCTCCCTCCACGGGAACCCCGGTCCGTGGCGGTCTCACTCTCCGCGAGGGCGACTTCATCTGCGAGTGTGTGCACGAAACGGGAAGCCTTGTCGCTGTCGATCTTGTCGAGGTCAACCCTACCTTGGCGGCTCCCAACGACGTTGGCGCACACGAGACTGTTCGCGCTGGTTGCTCCTTGGTCAGGTGCGCTCTCGGCGAAAGCCTTCTATGA
- the aga-1 gene encoding arginase, variant, whose protein sequence is MIQKPGNTFGMSSPIESKFLSQPRDLGIVAVGFSGGQCKPGVDAAPSALIESGLLTQLREELGYRLHGDDEVHLYTDLVPKEDPPHRNMKNPRAVSNVTKRIAEQVHSHAKEGRLVLTLGGDHSIAIGTIAGSAKAIKERLGREIAVIWVDAHADINTPETSGSGNIHGMPVSFLTGLASEDKEEFFGWLKPDHLLSVKKLVYIGLRDVDPGEKRILRENGIKAFSMHDIDKHGIGRVMEMALGHIGNDTPIHLSFDVDALDPMWAPSTGTPVRGGLTLREGDFICECVHETGSLVAVDLVEVNPTLAAPNDVGAHETVRAGCSLVRCALGESLL, encoded by the exons ATGATCCAAAAACCAGGCAACACTTTCGGCATGTCTTCCCCAATCGAGTCCAAGTTTCTCTCCCAGCCAAGGGACCTCGGCATTGTTGCCGTAGGCTTCTCCGGCGGCCAG TGCAAGCCTGGTGTCGACGCCGCCCCCTCCGCCCTCATCGAGTCCGGCCTTCTCACCCAGCTCCGCGAAGAGCTTGGCTACAGGCTGCACGGCGATGACGAGGTGCACCTCTACACTGACCTCGTTCCCAAGGAGGACCCGCCTCACCGCAACATGAAGAACCCGCGCGCCGTCTCCAACGTGACCAAGCGCATTGCTGAGCAGGTCCACTCGCACGCCAAGGAGGGTCGCCTGGTCCTCACTCTCGGTGGTGACCACAGCATTGCCATTGGCACCATTGCCGGCTCggccaaggccatcaaggagcGCCTGGGACGCGAGATTGCCGTGATCTGGGTCGATGCCCACGCCGACATCAATACCCCCGAgaccagcggcagcggcaacaTCCACGGCATGCCCGTCAGCTTCCTCACAGGCTTGGCGAGcgaggacaaggaggagtTCTTTGGCTGGCTGAAGCCCGACCACCTCCTCAGTGTCAAGAAGCTGGTCTACATTGGCCTCCGCGATGTCGACCCGGGTGAGAAGCGCATCCTCAGGGAGAACGGAATCAAGGCGTTCAGCATGCACGACATTGACAA GCACGGCATCGGTCGCGTCATGGAGATGGCCCTCGGCCACATCGGCAACGACACCCCTATCCACCTTTCGTTCGACGTCGATGCGCTCGATCCCATGTGGGCTCCCTCCACGGGAACCCCGGTCCGTGGCGGTCTCACTCTCCGCGAGGGCGACTTCATCTGCGAGTGTGTGCACGAAACGGGAAGCCTTGTCGCTGTCGATCTTGTCGAGGTCAACCCTACCTTGGCGGCTCCCAACGACGTTGGCGCACACGAGACTGTTCGCGCTGGTTGCTCCTTGGTCAGGTGCGCTCTCGGCGAAAGCCTTCTATGA